Proteins encoded in a region of the Drosophila busckii strain San Diego stock center, stock number 13000-0081.31 chromosome 2L, ASM1175060v1, whole genome shotgun sequence genome:
- the LOC108594259 gene encoding E3 ubiquitin-protein ligase msl-2, with amino-acid sequence MEAAQLVYIKVTRLALKSSTYLSKRRISELNTNFGELRLLLSCVVCCELLTDPYEPKGRRCGHYVCRLCMRGRKRLFPRCKECYDCCNFRTYEESEAMALQLLCYKAMCTHLMQTTVFTQLYGLRPTTLPNQGERKPRIHLPDWPTQWFIQEGANYDDMRDIFLSASEDLFYNKRPASLPSETPPTTAATTPELPYEQHTPEQMSINGIELEAAATGEEGLYSHMLPMINTEARMLTTASQQHILVDTASQTTPWNEHDMISTAEYTDYTDSNWSEQIELPGHYTLPTFNGNMPGYATYVIPSDELNMSEYQQLVHIPQELGQVAPESVVVYQPVEASAPVALPQPIVVPQPVVVSQPVVVSQPVGVPQPVAVAQPTAIAPCTVIDRPATEIPPVTVVESASVAEPLPVSQTISKRRHAELVVEESWEEADQEELVAVAQPIAVLQSATEVPLVEVAAPAAVPASLPVEVIEPVADAQPLLDVVSETSYNRWHAQLLAAESEEEEDEQEEPVEVAEPIVAAKPTAAAEPAAVAQSATEVEQVAVASPLAIEETEPVASPLPIDVDKPVVVDKPLPVSASKTSYKRRHAQIVAEESELEEAVQEEPVEVAQPIVVEAAESAVVVQSATEVPPVEVAVPVAVDKPLPVSASKTSDKRQSAQLHAAESEEEDKQEQTVALAPSAREVSPVAVSEPVAVASPLPVQVDEPVDKSLPVSASKTSNKRRHAQIVAEESSEETSSSDEPVEPPTRMKLRNQKATIISSVQVKPPTPVLPVVTAKAAEPVATRTSPLKSTPTSAFKASKPKDARMLHTCRCGTSSAPGRTTCRNSRCTCYVAGKSCVNCKCVGCKNPHEFTGVSSDEETEVEDVDETDSETELQYEKEMQQKKKEKQAQQTAKQQSSTAKAATTPAAGKENDFTLVFVPDITKSKHPIILVQDEGVFQPFNMFHGNVPGDPALRGWDRILLQNSDAKGEGPTFAYIMPMVLPPATATTEAPAPSSPKLASEQETKSEQESKAKELPKSELAPKSEDESKSELPTKKFKGDSSSTNYATKDALVSGSSPSAAGDRRDTDNAQSLFEKIMAGSDNEF; translated from the exons ATGGAGGCGGCACAGCTTGTTTACATAAAAGTAACGCGACTAGCTTTGAAGTCATCCACATATCTATCAAAGCGTCGCATTAGTGAGCTGAACACCAACTTTGGTGAgttgcgtctgctgctgtcgtGCGTCGTCTGCTGTGAGCTGTTAACGGATCCATACGAACCCAAGGGACGTCGCTGTGGACACTACGTTTGCCGGCTCTGTATGCGCGGACGCAAGCGTCTGTTTCCACGATGCAAGGAGTGCTATGACTGCTGTAACTTCAGGACCTACGAGGAAAGCGAAGCCAtggcgctgcagttgctctgCTACAAAGCCATGTGCACTCATCTGATGCAGACAACAGTCTTCACACAGCTCTACGGCTTGCGTCCGACTACTCTCCCGAACCAGGGCGAACGAAAGCCGCGCATCCATTTGCCCGACTGGCCAACACAGTGGTTCATACAAGAAGGCGCCAACTATGACGATATGCGTGACATTTTTCTGTCAGCGTCGGAGGATTTGTTTTACAACAAGAGACCCGCATCACTGCCGTCGGAAACACCGCCCACCACAGCTGCCACAACGCCGGAGCTGCCCTATGAGCAACACACGCCGGAGCAGATGTCAATTAATGGCATTGAGTTGGAGGCAGCTGCCACGGGAGAGGAAGGACTGTACTCTCATATGCTGCCGATGATTAATACTGAGGCACGCATGTTGACGACGGCGTCACAGCAGCATATACTAGTAGATACTGCATCGCAGACGACCCCATGGAATGAGCATGACATGATCAGCACTGCGGAGTACACTGACTACACGGATTCCAACTGGAGCGAGCAAATTGAGCTACCTGGCCATTACACGCTGCCCACATTCAATGGCAATATGCCGGGATACGCTACCTATGTCATACCCAGCGATGAGCTAAATATGTCCGAGTATCAACAGCTGGTTCACATACCACAAGAGCTAGGCCAAGTGGCACCTGAATCTGTTGTAGTATATCAGCCAGTTGAGGCATCTGCACCTGTTGCGCTACCTCAACCCATTGTTGTACCTCAACCCGTTGTAGTATCTCAACCCGTTGTAGTATCTCAACCTGTTGGAGTACCTCAACCAGTTGCAGTAGCTCAGCCGACAGCCATAGCTCCATGCACAGTCATAGATCGACCCGCTACAGAAATTCCTCCCGTTACAGTGGTTGAATCCGCAAGCGTTGCTGAACCTCTGCCCGTTTCCCAGACCATCTCTAAACGCCGACATGCTGAGCTGGTCGTTGAAGAGTCGTGGGAGGAAGCCGACCAAGAAGAGCTTGTTGCAGTAGCCCAACCCATAGCCGTTTTACAATCCGCTACAGAAGTTCCTCTCGTTGAAGTGGCTGCGCCCGCAGCAGTCCCTGCATCTCTTCCCGTTGAAGTGATTGAGCCCGTAGCCGACGCTCAACCTCTGCTCGATGTTGTGTCCGAGACCAGCTATAACCGTTGGCATGCTCAGCTACTCGCTGCAGAGTCAGAGGAGGAAGAGGACGAGCAAGAAGAGCCTGTTGAAGTAGCTGAGCCCATAGTCGCAGCTaagcccacagcagcagctgaacctGCAGCCGTAGCGCAGTCCGCTACAGAAGTTGAACAAGTAGCCGTAGCTTCACCTCTGGCCATTGAAGAAACTGAGCCCGTAGCTTCACCTCTGCCCATTGATGTGGACAAACCCGTTGTTGTAGATAAACCTCTGCCCGTCTCTGCGTCGAAGACCAGTTATAAACGCCGACATGCTCAGATCGTCGCTGAAGAGTCGGAGCTGGAGGAGGCCGTGCAAGAAGAGCCTGTTGAAGTAGCTCAGCCTATAGTCGTAGAGGCAGCTGAATCTGCAGTTGTGGTGCAATCCGCTACAGAAGTTCCTCCCGTTGAAGTGGCTGTGCCCGTAGCCGTAGATAAACCTCTGCCCGTTTCTGCGTCGAAGACCAGCGATAAACGCCAAAGTGCTCAGCTCCACGCTGCAGAGTCAGAGGAGGAGGACAAGCAAGAACAGACTGTTGCACTAGCGCCATCCGCTAGAGAAGTTTCTCCCGTTGCAGTGTCTGAACCCGTAGCCGTAGCATCACCTCTGCCCGTTCAAGTGGATGAACCTGTAGATAAATCTCTGCCCGTTTCTGCGTCGAAAACTAGCAATAAACGCCGACATGCTCAGATAGTTGCTGAAGAGTCATCGGAGGAGACATCCTCATCAGACGAGCCTGTTGAGCCACCCACACGTATGAAGCTGCGCAACCAAAAGGCTACCATAATCTCATCTGTGCAAGTGAAGCCACCCACGCCAGTTCTTCCAGTGGTTACGGCTAAGGCCGCAGAGCCCGTGGCTACAAGGACTTCACCCCTCAAGTCAACACCCACATCTGCATTCAAAGCAAGCAAACCTAAGGATGCGCGCATGCTGCACACGTGTCGCTGTGGCACATCCTCTGCGCCCGGCAGGACCACTTGCCGTAATTCGCGCTGCACCTGCTATGTAGCTGGCAAATCCTGTGTGAACTGCAAATGCGTTGGCTGCAAGAATCCTCATGAATTTACAGGCGTTAGCAGCGATGAAGAAACGGAGGTGGAGGACGTGGACGAGACGGATTCGGAGACGGAGTTGCAGTACGAGAAGGaaatgcagcaaaagaaaaaagagaaGCAAGCACAACAGACGGCTAAGCAGCAATCGAGtacagcaaaagctgcaactaCTCCAGCAGCTGGCAAGGAAAATGATTTTACTTTAGTGTTCGTGCCCGATATAACAAAATCCAAACATCCCATCATCTTGGTGCAAGATGAGGGCGTGTTCCAAC CTTTCAATATGTTCCATGGCAATGTGCCAGGTGATCCCGCTCTGCGGGGCTGGGACCGCATATTGTTGCAAAACAGCGATGCTAAGGGCGAAGGACCAACATTTGCCTACATTATGCCCATGGTGCTGCCACCTGCTACTGCTACAACTGAAGCCCCAGCGCCCTCGTCCCCGAAGTTGGCCTCCGAGCAAGAAACCAAGTCCGAACAAGAGTCCAAAGCCAAAGAACTGCCCAAGTCCGAGCTAGCGCCCAAGTCTGAAGACGAGTCCAAGTCCGAACTGCCGACAAAGAAGTTCAAAGGCGATTCCAGCTCAACCAATTATGCGACCAAGGATGCGCTTGTTAGTGGCAGCTCACCGTCTGCCGCTGGCGACAGGCGTGACACTGACAATGCGCAGTCGCTCTTCGAGAAGATTATGGCTGGTTCGGATAATGAGTTTTGA